In Leptospira brenneri, the following are encoded in one genomic region:
- a CDS encoding alpha/beta fold hydrolase produces MSERQIYTWKNHRLTYVKHKSLNPKAKETIVLIGGWCSAAGYWGLNIPFFRQLGDVIELDLVGHYPAEIFDQKKGLTLQDFLETQAQGIWASAGEKDITLVGHSTGGMAVLAIASLFPQRIKQVISIAPYVHGPVPGILKIGVVGLRANLGSFFDFGFKIGKSLPKALQIGFSYGVYDSSAFHARDDIKQFLKDYNPQFECLNPRYILMILEMLDRTDIRPLVFGNQVPTLIMRGEEDPIIPGQHVMELERTTPHVKAVLFSECGHFVHMEKKQAAEKVMKDFILMKKSSSTKKSFF; encoded by the coding sequence ATGTCAGAAAGACAAATTTATACTTGGAAAAATCATAGATTAACTTACGTTAAACACAAATCTCTGAACCCCAAAGCAAAAGAAACAATTGTTCTCATTGGTGGTTGGTGTTCTGCGGCTGGATATTGGGGCCTAAACATTCCTTTTTTTCGCCAGTTGGGAGACGTCATCGAACTAGACTTAGTGGGTCATTATCCAGCAGAAATTTTTGACCAAAAAAAAGGACTCACTCTCCAAGACTTTTTAGAAACACAAGCGCAAGGGATTTGGGCCTCTGCTGGTGAAAAGGACATCACACTTGTGGGTCACTCTACGGGTGGAATGGCTGTACTTGCGATTGCTTCTTTATTTCCACAAAGGATCAAACAAGTGATCTCCATTGCTCCTTATGTACATGGTCCTGTTCCAGGGATTTTAAAAATCGGAGTGGTGGGACTACGAGCCAACTTGGGTAGTTTTTTTGACTTTGGATTTAAAATTGGGAAATCTCTTCCCAAGGCCTTACAAATTGGATTTTCGTATGGGGTGTATGATTCGTCGGCCTTTCATGCAAGAGACGACATCAAACAATTCCTAAAAGATTATAATCCTCAATTTGAATGTTTAAATCCTAGATACATCCTTATGATTCTAGAGATGTTGGATAGAACTGATATCCGTCCCCTTGTCTTTGGGAACCAAGTTCCCACTCTCATCATGCGTGGAGAAGAAGATCCTATCATTCCAGGGCAACATGTCATGGAACTAGAAAGAACTACCCCTCATGTCAAAGCAGTATTATTCTCTGAATGCGGACATTTTGTACACATGGAGAAAAAACAAGCCGCAGAGAAAGTAATGAAAGATTTTATTCTTATGAAAAAATCTTCTTCGACAAAGAAGTCCTTTTTTTAG
- a CDS encoding aminotransferase class V-fold PLP-dependent enzyme: protein MLSNHSELPSFPPFENWKGISKYFPVQNDSVWLNYCGTTPVSTYATQMMNLYFQEYARFGIFAPGFAEPVIKSAIRGYIAEILNCDPSEIGIVHNTSEGINLYSHSIQIPQGKRILVLENEYPSNVYPWEHWKEKGVGLEFIAVGNTPDEFLTGLKTELEKGDVAILSLSPVHWCTGVAFDMEAVSKLCETNHTKLVIDGSQAVGHIPLDFGKIKVAFCAFAAWKWLLGPLGLGVVYLSKEESKGFKLIFKGQASVVNDSSYFPYRDEWKPAADQFEQSTINFNDWIYFYASLKMLSTLGFSRVRERIYEVAGMFKNALHDLGFTLESDAFPNVKTGILAITGHKDPSKFQPELIQSFLKQRKITTAVRLGRLRMAPHIAIEEEHVARVKDALKEYLNQT, encoded by the coding sequence ATGCTTTCAAATCACTCTGAACTTCCCTCTTTCCCTCCTTTTGAAAACTGGAAAGGTATTTCCAAGTATTTCCCCGTACAAAATGATTCCGTTTGGTTGAATTATTGTGGGACGACTCCCGTTTCGACTTACGCCACCCAGATGATGAATCTCTATTTTCAGGAATATGCAAGGTTTGGAATCTTTGCCCCGGGTTTTGCCGAGCCTGTTATCAAATCTGCCATTCGCGGGTACATTGCAGAAATTCTAAATTGTGATCCGTCCGAGATAGGGATTGTACATAACACAAGTGAGGGGATCAATCTCTATTCTCATAGCATCCAAATCCCTCAAGGGAAACGTATCCTTGTTTTGGAAAATGAATACCCAAGTAATGTCTACCCTTGGGAACATTGGAAAGAAAAAGGTGTTGGTTTAGAATTCATCGCGGTAGGAAATACTCCCGATGAATTTTTAACAGGTCTTAAAACCGAGTTAGAAAAAGGGGACGTTGCCATTTTAAGTCTATCACCTGTGCATTGGTGTACGGGAGTGGCTTTTGATATGGAGGCCGTTTCCAAACTTTGTGAAACAAATCATACAAAACTTGTAATTGATGGAAGCCAAGCAGTGGGTCATATTCCATTAGATTTTGGAAAAATCAAAGTGGCTTTTTGTGCTTTTGCCGCTTGGAAGTGGTTACTCGGTCCTCTCGGGCTTGGGGTTGTGTATTTATCCAAAGAAGAATCCAAAGGATTTAAACTTATTTTCAAAGGCCAAGCCAGTGTGGTGAATGATTCCAGTTATTTTCCTTACCGGGATGAATGGAAACCTGCTGCGGATCAATTCGAACAAAGTACGATCAACTTCAATGATTGGATTTATTTTTATGCTTCCTTAAAGATGTTGTCTACTCTTGGGTTTTCTCGAGTCAGAGAAAGAATCTATGAAGTTGCTGGGATGTTTAAGAATGCCCTTCATGACCTTGGATTTACTTTAGAGTCAGACGCTTTTCCCAATGTGAAAACCGGGATCCTTGCGATCACTGGCCATAAAGATCCCTCTAAATTCCAACCAGAACTCATCCAAAGTTTTTTGAAACAAAGGAAAATTACCACAGCGGTGCGACTGGGACGACTGCGGATGGCACCTCATATTGCCATTGAAGAGGAACATGTGGCCCGAGTGAAAGATGCCTTAAAAGAATACTTAAACCAAACTTAA
- a CDS encoding TraR/DksA family transcriptional regulator translates to MPKPAAKSSSAEKGVDKKFIEEVRELLQEKKESLLIKLNQWEDTSSPSGLKEMGDIADIASELNSEALTSVLTENEIETLREIELALEKIENGTYGICEGTKKKIPIARLKAIPWTRFTVEFAEQMAKSRNRAGGYRMDSLSAYPTTGMDVDSLD, encoded by the coding sequence ATGCCGAAACCAGCTGCAAAATCTTCATCAGCAGAGAAGGGAGTGGACAAAAAGTTCATCGAAGAGGTGCGTGAGCTCCTCCAAGAGAAAAAAGAGTCACTTCTCATCAAACTCAACCAGTGGGAAGACACCAGTTCTCCTTCTGGCTTGAAAGAGATGGGTGATATTGCAGATATCGCATCCGAACTCAATTCAGAGGCCTTAACTTCTGTTTTGACTGAAAATGAAATTGAAACTCTACGTGAGATTGAACTCGCATTAGAGAAAATCGAAAACGGAACCTATGGGATCTGTGAAGGAACTAAGAAAAAAATTCCTATCGCAAGACTCAAGGCCATTCCGTGGACGAGATTTACTGTAGAATTTGCAGAGCAAATGGCGAAGAGCCGGAATCGTGCGGGCGGATACCGTATGGATTCTCTTTCTGCTTATCCTACTACTGGAATGGACGTGGATTCTCTCGATTAA
- the alr gene encoding alanine racemase: MLSSRIYLSRSAFSHNIALFRKLIGPKTKFTAIIKSNAYGHGLLATASIALDAGADYLGVNSLEEALSIRRVFPKATILIMGSIPDLKERKESLADENFWVMVSRIEEMEILAKLSPTPKIHLKVDTGMSRLGIPTSDADLLAKEIFEKKLPLSGIATHFASTEDFTEHSYSMLQLGRFQDVIDTFAKHGFIDLICHCASSASAMLFSEARMDLVRVGISLYGLWPSLETKLSLSLMKKDVGMLKPALSWKTQIQHIQNLNQGTFIGYGSTYKTTHDTKLAVVPVGYYEGLDRKLSNHGYMLVRGERAKILGRICMNMTMLDITHIPDAKLGDDVVILGKSGNEIISADDHAAWTGTINYEVVTRILGSFPRIIED, from the coding sequence GTGCTCTCTTCACGAATTTACCTGTCACGGTCGGCATTTAGCCATAATATAGCGTTATTTCGCAAACTCATCGGGCCTAAAACCAAGTTCACTGCCATCATCAAATCCAATGCCTATGGACATGGGCTCCTAGCCACAGCCTCTATCGCCCTCGATGCCGGTGCCGACTATTTAGGGGTCAACTCTTTAGAAGAAGCATTGTCCATACGACGTGTATTTCCAAAAGCCACTATCCTCATTATGGGGAGCATTCCTGATCTAAAAGAAAGAAAGGAATCACTCGCTGACGAAAACTTCTGGGTGATGGTTTCTCGGATTGAAGAAATGGAAATCCTCGCCAAACTTTCCCCCACTCCCAAAATCCATTTGAAAGTGGATACGGGGATGTCTAGACTTGGAATTCCCACAAGTGACGCTGATCTTTTAGCCAAAGAAATTTTTGAGAAAAAACTCCCTCTCTCCGGGATTGCCACTCACTTTGCCAGTACAGAAGATTTCACCGAACATAGTTATTCTATGTTACAATTGGGAAGGTTCCAAGACGTAATTGATACATTCGCTAAACACGGGTTTATCGATCTTATTTGCCATTGTGCTTCTTCTGCCTCTGCCATGTTATTTTCGGAAGCCAGGATGGATCTTGTTCGAGTTGGGATTTCTCTCTACGGGCTTTGGCCAAGTCTAGAAACGAAACTCTCTTTATCTCTGATGAAAAAAGATGTAGGGATGTTAAAACCGGCCCTGAGTTGGAAAACTCAGATCCAACACATCCAGAACCTAAACCAAGGTACATTTATTGGTTATGGTTCTACTTATAAAACAACACACGATACGAAATTAGCAGTTGTCCCCGTCGGATATTATGAAGGGCTCGATCGGAAACTTTCCAATCATGGATATATGCTCGTTCGTGGAGAACGAGCCAAAATTTTGGGTAGGATTTGTATGAACATGACAATGCTTGATATCACTCATATCCCCGATGCAAAATTAGGTGATGATGTGGTGATTTTAGGTAAGTCAGGAAATGAGATTATATCCGCAGATGACCATGCTGCTTGGACGGGAACCATCAACTATGAAGTGGTCACCAGAATTTTGGGATCTTTCCCTCGTATCATTGAAGACTAG
- a CDS encoding YiiD C-terminal domain-containing protein: MRQREILLEYKVNPLWHFLEQTYGFEQAFRMFKPYEGANIQPNLVDQNTMVVSMPLILSNTNYVGTHFGGSLYSMCDPFFMFLLMKNLGKDYMVWDKGAKIDFVKPGEGTVTATFHIPNSEFEDIKEFLKKEKKTIRTYETEVVGEDGKTVAKITKDLYIRRLV, translated from the coding sequence ATGAGACAAAGAGAAATTCTTTTGGAATACAAAGTAAACCCTTTATGGCATTTTTTAGAACAGACTTATGGATTTGAACAGGCATTTCGAATGTTTAAACCTTACGAAGGTGCTAATATACAACCCAATCTTGTAGATCAAAACACAATGGTAGTTTCTATGCCACTCATTCTATCAAACACAAATTATGTGGGAACCCATTTCGGTGGTTCCCTCTACTCCATGTGTGATCCATTCTTTATGTTTTTACTCATGAAGAATTTAGGAAAAGATTATATGGTATGGGACAAGGGAGCAAAAATTGATTTTGTGAAACCGGGAGAAGGTACTGTGACAGCAACCTTTCATATTCCCAACAGTGAATTCGAAGACATAAAAGAATTCTTAAAAAAAGAGAAAAAAACCATTCGAACTTACGAAACCGAAGTTGTTGGTGAAGATGGGAAAACGGTCGCCAAAATCACCAAGGATTTATATATCCGAAGATTGGTTTAA
- a CDS encoding AMP-binding protein, giving the protein MTSILRFADLEYFLSGNFELDLEKDQPILVDPLWKGTVLENHLRKFPLPVLDSKKSFCLVTSGSTGLPKMVWKEWREIEAEISFWTADENVQSLYTIAKTEGMFVSVPLCHLYGLLWGYLIPKRLKIPTKQNIPKDKANLWITSAPQLQKAFESGNPLPQNAVVSGMKFPVPLARTFRDRGGISVLEIYGSTETGAIGYRDALRQNRFQILPDLELKFIAIEGTEETELQMKSPFLSPKSFLLEEEGWILQELPQNEYYATNDIGNWSERGWYLLGRKDRIIKHKGKRVSLDRVESEILGLSLPGEFVCVPISDNFGDTMGMLSSTNLSPKEIESRLLREMPESHVPKQILTNKPIPRLPNGKPDHLRIRELFSS; this is encoded by the coding sequence ATGACCTCTATTCTACGTTTTGCTGACCTCGAATATTTTCTTTCTGGAAACTTTGAATTAGATTTAGAAAAAGACCAACCTATCCTCGTTGATCCATTGTGGAAAGGAACGGTCTTAGAAAATCATCTCCGCAAGTTTCCTCTTCCTGTCTTAGATTCCAAAAAATCTTTTTGTTTGGTGACTTCAGGCTCTACAGGACTTCCAAAAATGGTATGGAAAGAATGGAGAGAGATCGAAGCGGAAATTTCTTTTTGGACAGCAGATGAAAACGTCCAATCCCTTTATACAATTGCCAAGACGGAAGGAATGTTTGTTTCTGTGCCTCTCTGCCACCTCTATGGACTTCTATGGGGGTATTTGATCCCCAAGCGGCTTAAAATCCCGACAAAACAAAATATTCCTAAAGACAAAGCCAATCTATGGATTACATCCGCTCCCCAATTACAAAAAGCTTTTGAGAGTGGGAACCCTCTTCCCCAAAATGCAGTGGTTTCAGGAATGAAATTCCCTGTTCCTTTAGCCAGAACCTTTCGGGACAGAGGAGGAATTTCTGTATTGGAAATTTATGGTTCTACAGAGACGGGGGCCATTGGGTACAGAGATGCTCTCAGACAAAACCGGTTCCAAATCCTACCAGATCTAGAACTCAAATTTATTGCTATCGAAGGAACGGAAGAAACAGAACTCCAGATGAAAAGTCCATTTTTATCCCCAAAATCGTTTCTTTTGGAAGAGGAAGGTTGGATTTTGCAGGAGTTACCACAAAACGAATACTATGCGACAAATGATATAGGAAACTGGTCCGAACGGGGGTGGTATTTATTAGGAAGAAAGGACCGAATCATCAAACATAAAGGGAAACGAGTTTCTTTAGACCGAGTCGAGTCAGAAATTCTCGGTTTGTCTTTACCAGGCGAATTTGTTTGTGTTCCGATTTCAGATAACTTTGGTGATACAATGGGAATGTTAAGTTCTACAAATTTAAGTCCAAAAGAGATCGAAAGCCGACTTCTAAGAGAAATGCCAGAAAGCCATGTCCCAAAACAAATTCTAACCAACAAACCCATTCCTAGATTACCTAATGGGAAACCGGATCATTTGAGGATCAGAGAGTTATTTAGTTCTTAA
- a CDS encoding bile acid:sodium symporter family protein produces MITKILKLIVTGFPVVLLITSGVGFLFPEKIIWFRGPWITYSLGTIMLGMGLTLEAEDFIRILKQPKPILIGTVLQYTIMPMLGYSLGYLFQLPEAFAVGLILVSCCPGGTASNVITFLSKADVPLSVTLTSVSTILGIIMTPFLVAVLIGSRLEIDRLGLVITTFQVILVPVGLGLFLKSIFPKLTKDTQDFFPVLSVLLIAMIVASIIASGKDTILQSDFRIFFAVILLHLGGFGLGGIFSLYLTKNVKTAKTISIEVGMQNSGLGAVLARTHFLDPNTAIPSALSSLTHSLLGSLFASYFRREPKKPAIVD; encoded by the coding sequence ATGATCACGAAAATTTTGAAACTGATTGTTACTGGTTTCCCTGTTGTACTACTCATCACCTCAGGGGTTGGTTTTTTATTCCCCGAAAAAATCATTTGGTTTCGAGGGCCTTGGATCACTTATAGCCTAGGTACCATTATGCTTGGGATGGGACTGACACTCGAAGCAGAAGATTTCATTCGTATCCTAAAACAACCAAAACCCATTCTCATTGGGACAGTATTACAATATACGATTATGCCTATGCTTGGGTATTCTCTTGGATATTTATTCCAACTCCCAGAAGCTTTTGCCGTGGGTCTTATTCTTGTTTCTTGTTGTCCTGGGGGAACAGCATCGAATGTAATAACTTTTTTATCCAAAGCAGATGTTCCTTTGAGTGTTACCTTGACTTCAGTCTCTACCATCCTTGGGATTATCATGACACCTTTTCTTGTGGCGGTTCTGATTGGAAGTCGTTTGGAGATCGACCGTTTAGGTCTTGTGATCACTACCTTTCAAGTGATTTTAGTTCCTGTTGGACTAGGATTATTTTTAAAATCGATTTTTCCTAAACTCACAAAAGACACACAAGATTTTTTTCCCGTACTTTCTGTACTCCTCATTGCGATGATTGTGGCTTCCATCATTGCGAGTGGAAAGGATACCATTTTACAATCGGACTTTCGTATCTTCTTTGCTGTGATCCTCTTGCATTTGGGTGGGTTTGGCCTTGGTGGGATTTTTAGCCTATATCTTACAAAAAATGTAAAAACCGCCAAAACCATTTCGATTGAGGTCGGCATGCAGAATTCAGGGCTCGGGGCAGTGCTCGCAAGGACTCATTTTTTGGATCCAAACACAGCGATTCCTAGTGCTTTATCGAGTCTGACCCACTCGCTTCTTGGAAGCTTGTTTGCGAGCTATTTCAGGAGGGAACCGAAAAAACCCGCTATTGTCGATTGA
- the rpmG gene encoding 50S ribosomal protein L33 has protein sequence MREIIKLTCVPCAIPGRSNYFQTKNKKTKSEKLVTKKYCKFCKSHTDHKESKV, from the coding sequence ATGAGAGAAATCATAAAACTAACCTGTGTCCCATGTGCGATACCTGGGCGGTCAAATTACTTCCAGACTAAAAACAAGAAGACAAAGTCGGAAAAACTTGTGACTAAAAAATATTGCAAATTTTGCAAATCTCATACTGATCACAAGGAATCCAAAGTCTAA